The following are from one region of the Microbacterium sp. cx-55 genome:
- a CDS encoding dihydrofolate reductase family protein, translated as MTEERTWRGCVFIGTSLDGYIAGPDGDLAWLTDPEPREHRTEEGTHPALVWETFFPSVDALVIGRATYDTVSGFDEWPFEGKNVIVLSTTLDASDHAQIVRSVDEASAALSRIDAERVYVDGGRTIQSFLSAGLVDEITVSIAPVLLGRGTRLFGELDRDVLLPLRGHHSTAGDGLVRVTYDVARR; from the coding sequence ATGACAGAGGAACGCACCTGGCGCGGATGCGTCTTCATCGGAACGAGCCTGGACGGCTACATCGCGGGCCCCGACGGGGACCTCGCCTGGCTGACCGACCCGGAGCCGCGGGAACACAGGACCGAAGAGGGGACGCATCCGGCACTGGTCTGGGAGACGTTCTTCCCCTCGGTCGACGCCCTCGTCATCGGACGGGCGACGTACGACACGGTGTCGGGCTTCGATGAATGGCCGTTCGAGGGGAAGAACGTCATCGTGCTCAGCACGACCCTCGACGCCAGCGACCACGCCCAGATCGTGCGGTCCGTCGACGAGGCGAGCGCCGCGCTCTCGAGGATCGACGCCGAGCGCGTCTATGTCGACGGCGGTCGAACCATCCAGTCGTTCCTCTCGGCGGGCCTCGTCGATGAGATCACCGTGTCGATCGCCCCGGTGCTGCTCGGCCGCGGAACTCGCCTCTTTGGAGAGCTTGACCGCGACGTTCTGCTCCCCCTCCGCGGCCACCACTCAACAGCCGGCGACGGACTCGTGCGAGTGACATACGACGTCGCGCGCCGCTGA
- a CDS encoding helix-turn-helix transcriptional regulator — protein MIANRLPALRAERRWSQAELAHRINVSRQTVVSLENGRYEPTLKIALRLSAVFGQAVEDIFTADPEDLALVRTEPRPATLP, from the coding sequence GTGATTGCCAACCGCCTGCCCGCGCTGCGCGCCGAGCGCCGCTGGAGTCAGGCCGAGCTCGCGCACCGGATCAACGTGTCACGCCAGACCGTGGTGTCATTGGAGAACGGCCGGTACGAGCCGACGTTGAAGATCGCGTTGCGTCTGTCGGCGGTGTTCGGGCAGGCGGTCGAAGACATCTTCACGGCCGATCCGGAGGACCTCGCCCTCGTCCGGACAGAACCGCGGCCGGCGACACTGCCGTGA
- a CDS encoding sensor histidine kinase — protein sequence MHAEPHPPDVEWPRQPWFLRGPLLNIILMGAAIAALVTEFSIMLISREWSFGYVGLLLSGMGLLVLFRARWVGLALTTAGSAVCALLAVEFVGVWTVTVFAMFLFAKQAGRVLLAAGMSAAVLYIVLVIRDGGDFESPPALVAATFCVAAAAAGSVIRLQSESWDAARQRAADLAATQAGELRRAVTDERMRIARDLHDIIGHELAVVNINVGVAEISLPAEADGARAALTSAREGLQRTLQETQQILDLLRDAGGDADRRSELALVEYIPALVERMANAGAPIDAHVAGDLPELDADVSSAAYRIVQEALTNAGKYGTGAARVAVTSQGDRVIIDVENSRAAVAFAADARTGYGLVGMRERAHSAGGTIEITQTGTRFRVHVELPTTGSAE from the coding sequence ATGCACGCCGAACCCCATCCCCCGGATGTCGAGTGGCCCCGGCAGCCGTGGTTCCTGCGCGGTCCGCTGCTGAACATCATCCTGATGGGTGCGGCGATCGCCGCCCTCGTCACGGAGTTCTCGATCATGCTGATCAGTCGGGAGTGGTCGTTCGGATACGTCGGGCTTCTGCTGTCGGGCATGGGCCTGTTGGTCTTGTTCCGGGCACGGTGGGTGGGGCTCGCACTGACGACCGCCGGAAGCGCCGTCTGCGCATTGCTCGCCGTGGAGTTCGTCGGGGTGTGGACGGTCACCGTCTTCGCGATGTTCTTGTTCGCGAAGCAGGCCGGTCGGGTTCTGCTCGCGGCCGGGATGAGCGCAGCCGTGCTGTACATCGTGCTGGTCATCCGCGACGGGGGAGACTTCGAGTCGCCCCCGGCTCTCGTGGCCGCGACGTTCTGTGTGGCCGCCGCCGCGGCGGGCAGCGTCATCCGGCTGCAGTCGGAGTCGTGGGATGCGGCGCGCCAGCGGGCCGCGGACCTGGCGGCGACCCAGGCGGGGGAGCTGCGCCGAGCCGTGACGGACGAGCGGATGCGGATCGCCCGCGATCTGCACGACATCATCGGCCACGAGCTCGCGGTCGTGAACATCAACGTCGGGGTCGCGGAGATCTCGCTCCCCGCGGAGGCGGACGGCGCGCGAGCCGCGCTCACGTCGGCGCGGGAGGGGCTGCAGCGCACGCTCCAGGAGACGCAGCAGATCCTCGACCTCCTTCGGGACGCCGGCGGTGACGCCGATCGCCGCTCCGAGTTGGCGCTCGTCGAGTACATCCCGGCCCTGGTCGAGCGGATGGCGAACGCGGGCGCGCCGATCGACGCGCACGTCGCGGGGGATCTCCCAGAGCTCGACGCGGACGTGTCCTCGGCGGCCTACCGGATCGTCCAGGAAGCGCTCACCAACGCCGGCAAGTACGGGACCGGTGCGGCTCGTGTGGCCGTCACGAGCCAGGGCGATCGGGTGATCATCGACGTCGAGAACAGTCGCGCCGCGGTCGCATTCGCCGCCGACGCGCGCACGGGTTACGGGCTCGTCGGTATGCGCGAGCGCGCGCACTCCGCCGGCGGCACGATCGAGATCACACAGACGGGGACGCGCTTCCGCGTGCACGTCGAACTACCGACCACGGGGAGCGCGGAATGA
- a CDS encoding helix-turn-helix transcriptional regulator, whose translation MLHFSHTRVMVDLLHIQKMVCFSNTVTLLYFLDTNRAVDVKLQSPSDLARLVKNARAQRSLTQQEVADAVGITRQSLARVERGHGGVSFDTVLLILDQLDIHLEATPKRRILTPAAATTTNAAQAAAAALVKRINPSISSGALDALNKQILPQIGPALLPKFDTSSIMKQIEAHLDSAALASILKATRGLTESLTLPGSVLYSAPRAVEVGAEPAKKIEPDAESNTAGHTE comes from the coding sequence GTGTTGCATTTTTCGCACACCCGCGTGATGGTTGATTTACTTCACATCCAGAAGATGGTATGTTTTTCTAACACAGTGACACTGTTATATTTTCTTGACACGAATCGGGCGGTCGACGTGAAGCTGCAGTCCCCATCGGATCTCGCCCGACTAGTGAAGAACGCGCGCGCGCAACGGAGCCTCACCCAGCAGGAGGTCGCCGACGCCGTCGGCATCACTCGCCAGTCGCTTGCCCGCGTCGAACGCGGCCACGGCGGCGTCTCCTTCGACACCGTGTTGCTCATCCTCGACCAGCTCGACATCCACCTGGAAGCCACCCCGAAACGTCGCATTCTTACCCCCGCTGCGGCCACCACAACGAACGCCGCCCAGGCCGCGGCAGCCGCACTGGTCAAGCGCATCAACCCGTCGATCTCCTCCGGTGCCCTCGATGCACTCAACAAGCAGATCCTGCCCCAGATCGGCCCTGCGCTCCTTCCCAAGTTCGACACATCGAGCATCATGAAGCAGATCGAAGCTCACCTCGACTCGGCCGCACTCGCATCCATCCTCAAAGCCACCCGAGGCCTCACCGAGAGCCTTACCCTCCCCGGGTCCGTCCTCTACAGCGCGCCGCGAGCGGTGGAAGTCGGCGCCGAACCCGCCAAGAAGATTGAACCGGATGCTGAATCGAATACCGCAGGGCATACCGAATGA
- a CDS encoding HipA domain-containing protein, with protein MIRTLDVYLYDVRVATISRRGANLQLRYLPEYVESENPVPISVTLPVVATTFGNGDTTRFLDNLLPDRADVRTRWAREAKLTSDSTFDLLTAYGADVAGALEFYPAGTAPRQEENLTPVTEKEIGDRIRQIRRDDSDWLQHRAAEEGFSLGGAQGKFALTLRDGQWYEPSGRQPSTHIFKPGIHPLPGSDVTEHITLQVARLLGIEAAASTIGEFDGDHVLIVERFDRFDVDGAINRIHQEDLAQATGTSHVQKYEADGGPGYRDIFAVLDRNLSATDAKAAKERFVKLFVFSWIIGHNDGHSKNYSLTHVAGRSVLAPFYDLNSSLPFTLPEQVLAHDPAVFDNIELAFTVDAVNTLGTFGASSVLRLEVDAQLPEGHLRDFALRVAATLQPVVAAVIEQLPDHLKQLQAVMLYPHATYTRARRVIDTLS; from the coding sequence ATGATCCGCACCCTTGACGTGTACCTCTACGACGTCCGCGTCGCCACAATCAGCCGACGGGGCGCGAATCTGCAACTGCGCTATCTGCCCGAGTACGTCGAGTCGGAGAACCCTGTCCCCATTTCTGTGACGCTCCCCGTCGTCGCGACCACGTTTGGGAACGGCGACACCACGCGGTTCCTCGATAACCTCCTCCCCGATCGCGCCGATGTTCGCACTCGCTGGGCGCGGGAAGCGAAGCTGACCAGCGACAGCACCTTCGATCTGCTCACCGCCTACGGCGCCGACGTCGCCGGCGCGCTTGAGTTCTACCCTGCGGGCACAGCTCCCCGGCAGGAAGAGAACCTGACGCCCGTGACCGAGAAGGAGATCGGCGACCGCATCCGGCAGATCCGTCGCGACGACTCCGACTGGCTGCAGCACCGCGCCGCCGAAGAAGGCTTTTCACTCGGTGGCGCACAGGGGAAGTTTGCACTCACCCTTCGCGACGGCCAGTGGTACGAGCCCTCCGGTCGGCAGCCGTCGACGCACATCTTCAAGCCGGGCATCCACCCCCTGCCCGGCTCTGATGTCACCGAGCACATCACACTGCAGGTCGCGCGCTTGCTCGGGATTGAGGCGGCCGCCTCCACCATCGGTGAGTTCGACGGCGATCACGTCCTCATCGTGGAACGCTTCGACCGTTTCGACGTGGACGGTGCCATCAACCGAATCCACCAGGAAGACCTCGCACAAGCCACCGGAACCTCGCACGTCCAGAAGTACGAGGCCGACGGAGGCCCCGGCTATCGCGACATCTTCGCCGTCCTCGACCGCAACCTCAGCGCCACCGACGCTAAGGCAGCCAAGGAGCGGTTCGTGAAACTGTTCGTCTTTTCCTGGATCATCGGACACAACGACGGCCATTCCAAGAACTACTCCCTCACCCACGTAGCCGGCCGTAGCGTGCTCGCTCCGTTCTACGACCTCAACAGCTCGCTCCCGTTCACGCTGCCCGAGCAGGTCCTCGCCCACGACCCCGCAGTTTTCGACAACATTGAACTCGCCTTCACCGTCGACGCGGTGAACACGCTCGGCACATTCGGCGCCAGCAGCGTGCTGCGCCTCGAAGTCGACGCGCAGCTGCCCGAAGGACACCTGCGCGATTTCGCACTCCGGGTAGCCGCGACCCTCCAACCCGTCGTTGCCGCCGTCATCGAACAGCTCCCCGACCACCTAAAGCAACTTCAAGCCGTCATGCTCTACCCGCACGCCACTTACACGCGGGCGCGGAGAGTCATCGACACCCTCTCCTGA
- a CDS encoding response regulator transcription factor, with translation MIRVLIVDDQEMIRAGLRTIISSSPEIEVVADAADAFVALDLLAKTPIDVVLMDIRMPGIDGVEATARIRRTHGPDAVRVIILTTFEHDENVYAALSAGANGFLGKGVGPVELIAAITDVMSGGGALSASAAAAAISRVAEAPVQRVDETLAQKFETLTPRERAVVVAATRGSSNDEIAAEMFVSPFTVKTHANRAMTKVGARDRAQLVAFAYRAGLAADQ, from the coding sequence ATGATCCGGGTGCTGATCGTCGACGACCAGGAGATGATCCGCGCGGGCCTGCGCACGATCATCTCCTCGAGCCCCGAGATCGAGGTCGTGGCGGATGCGGCGGACGCCTTCGTCGCCCTCGATCTGCTCGCGAAGACGCCCATCGACGTCGTGCTCATGGACATTCGGATGCCGGGGATCGACGGGGTCGAGGCGACCGCCCGCATCCGCCGAACCCACGGGCCGGATGCGGTTCGCGTCATCATCCTCACGACCTTCGAGCACGACGAGAACGTCTACGCCGCGCTCAGCGCGGGCGCCAACGGCTTCCTCGGCAAGGGCGTCGGACCGGTCGAGCTCATCGCCGCCATCACCGACGTGATGTCGGGCGGCGGCGCGCTCTCGGCCTCCGCTGCCGCTGCCGCGATCAGCCGGGTGGCCGAGGCGCCCGTGCAGCGCGTGGACGAGACGCTCGCTCAGAAGTTCGAGACGCTCACCCCTCGCGAGCGCGCGGTGGTGGTCGCGGCGACCCGGGGATCGTCGAACGATGAGATCGCGGCGGAGATGTTCGTGTCGCCCTTCACCGTGAAGACGCACGCCAACCGGGCGATGACCAAGGTCGGCGCCCGTGACCGGGCGCAACTCGTGGCCTTCGCGTACCGCGCGGGACTCGCCGCCGACCAGTAG
- a CDS encoding diacylglycerol kinase family protein translates to MTGSPSDLRPAEFTEVTTSRSRRKTELVWFLCAFAVYTVWTGAVVTGMAAPIDALIQTPPLEPRTAPGQAVEAFALVTHPYVVLLVTAVAALNALRQRQRRLALALTIAAVGLVLWDVQRAMIGRPHPVSDFADSVSAWGSAYPSGHIVGATVLTWVAVTLANAERRSPRSQRRRRALGMLFVALVGTSMWAMGTDRLTDLIGGVLLGTSIATGALWVSGVEAIGRAWRLRELPAESGGKAAVIYNPTKILDLDLFRRRVQFALARSGWEPPLWIETRQDDPGKAMAQYALAQGVDRVLVAGGDGTARTVCAELAGSGVPVALIPAGTGNLLGRNLRISLDEDEALDLALHGRARSIDLVHWNVDGVDTPFAVMAGVGLDAQIMRDTSARLKKFIKGGAYVVAAVQQMRMRPFRATVTIDGQRVHDGDSVMVLVGNVGRLQGGLALIPAAEPDDGALHVLIAAGGGGARGLLRLVLGVRRKDAPDAPLRRLSGERVEVVLDRPVAYQLDGDTAGLAQTFRAQVQPAALLVMSPH, encoded by the coding sequence GTGACCGGAAGCCCCTCCGACCTCCGCCCCGCGGAGTTCACCGAAGTGACGACGTCGAGATCTCGTCGCAAGACCGAGCTGGTGTGGTTCCTCTGCGCCTTCGCCGTGTACACCGTGTGGACGGGCGCCGTCGTGACCGGGATGGCGGCTCCCATCGACGCCCTGATCCAGACGCCGCCGCTCGAGCCTCGCACCGCACCCGGGCAGGCGGTCGAGGCGTTCGCCCTGGTGACGCATCCGTACGTCGTCCTTCTCGTCACTGCGGTCGCGGCGCTGAACGCGCTTCGCCAGCGGCAGCGGCGGCTTGCACTCGCCCTGACGATCGCCGCGGTGGGGCTGGTGCTCTGGGACGTGCAGCGCGCGATGATCGGCAGGCCGCATCCGGTGTCGGACTTCGCGGACTCCGTGTCGGCGTGGGGGTCGGCATACCCTTCCGGGCACATCGTCGGCGCGACCGTGCTGACGTGGGTGGCGGTGACCCTCGCGAACGCGGAACGCCGGTCGCCGCGCTCGCAGCGTCGCCGGCGAGCGCTCGGGATGCTGTTCGTCGCGCTCGTGGGAACGAGCATGTGGGCGATGGGCACCGACCGCCTCACGGACCTGATCGGCGGCGTGCTGCTCGGCACCAGCATCGCGACCGGCGCGCTGTGGGTCAGCGGGGTCGAGGCGATCGGTCGCGCCTGGCGTCTTCGCGAGCTTCCCGCGGAGTCGGGCGGCAAAGCGGCCGTGATCTACAACCCGACGAAGATCCTCGACCTGGACCTCTTCCGCCGGCGCGTTCAGTTCGCGCTGGCGCGCAGCGGATGGGAACCGCCGCTGTGGATCGAGACGCGGCAGGACGACCCCGGGAAAGCGATGGCGCAGTACGCGCTCGCACAGGGGGTGGACCGCGTGCTCGTGGCGGGCGGCGATGGGACGGCGCGTACCGTGTGCGCCGAGCTGGCCGGCTCCGGTGTGCCCGTTGCCCTGATTCCTGCCGGCACCGGAAACCTTCTCGGCCGCAACCTCCGAATCTCGCTCGACGAGGATGAGGCGCTCGACCTCGCGCTGCACGGGCGAGCGCGGTCGATCGACCTGGTGCACTGGAACGTCGACGGTGTCGACACGCCGTTCGCGGTCATGGCGGGGGTCGGGCTGGATGCGCAGATCATGCGCGACACGAGCGCTCGACTGAAGAAGTTCATCAAGGGCGGCGCGTACGTCGTCGCGGCGGTGCAGCAGATGCGGATGCGGCCCTTCCGGGCGACCGTGACGATCGACGGGCAACGCGTCCACGACGGCGACTCCGTCATGGTGCTGGTGGGGAACGTGGGTCGTTTACAGGGCGGGTTGGCGCTCATTCCGGCGGCGGAGCCGGATGATGGCGCGCTTCACGTTCTGATCGCCGCGGGCGGAGGCGGGGCGAGGGGGCTGCTGCGTCTCGTGCTCGGTGTGCGTCGGAAGGACGCCCCCGACGCGCCGCTCCGGCGCCTCAGCGGCGAGCGGGTGGAAGTGGTGCTCGATCGCCCGGTCGCTTACCAGCTCGACGGCGACACGGCGGGCCTGGCGCAGACATTCCGGGCGCAGGTGCAGCCGGCGGCGCTTCTCGTCATGAGCCCGCACTGA
- a CDS encoding MMPL family transporter produces MSTFLSHVGRFSARFRWVVVIAWLVVFAALIGVFAIGSSSGSGDTAETSIPDSAASLALERMNDEFPAAASTGASLQLVFAPENGDVTDVATAAEIEAFLADAANLPGVQAVTDPLDAAQPYISEDLTLAVSTITYGDLSADQQIEYYDAALALQENAPPALGVELGGNLVPLGAPEPGIGEGVGVLVAFLVLALTFGSLLAAGANLLIAAFGVGVGLMGILAFGSIVPISDNSIILAAMLGLAVGIDYSLFILSRFRNELRGGRSVDDAIARATGTAGTAVVFAGLTVIVALVALLVANLSFITEMGMAAAFGVLIAVLLALTLLPALMRFLGVRALSRKQRKALERGELWNEGQKQKRGIMRGWGSVVVNRPFISLLTGVLVLVVVALPLLSMKTAFNVPGGADPASTERAAYNLVLDEFGGVQSPLIVLAEGDDVASSTATIESDLAALDGVQRVIPAELSADGTFARIIVIPEGGPIDDSTKDIVHSVRDNADAQPGVHLEVTGETAIGIDQDAQLMEALIKYIIVIVVISIILLIVLFRSLLIPVIATLGFLLSVGASFGASVAVFQWGWLDPLIAAPQGDPMLSLLPLLLVGVLFGLAMDYQVFLVSRIQEMHRKGMDPKAAIREGFARSGPVLVAAATIMIVVFAGFATSTFAIGASIAFGLMVGVAADAFIVRLVLMPALLSLLGKAAWYLPKWLDRILPDVDVEGHSLDAKEKNEEKEPILVG; encoded by the coding sequence ATGTCTACGTTCTTGTCTCACGTCGGGCGCTTCAGCGCTCGGTTCCGATGGGTGGTGGTGATCGCCTGGCTGGTGGTGTTCGCCGCACTCATCGGTGTCTTCGCGATCGGCAGCAGCTCGGGTTCCGGTGATACCGCCGAGACCTCGATCCCGGATTCCGCGGCGTCGCTCGCGCTCGAGCGGATGAACGACGAGTTCCCCGCCGCGGCTTCGACCGGCGCGAGCCTTCAGCTGGTCTTCGCCCCCGAGAACGGCGATGTCACCGACGTGGCGACCGCCGCCGAGATCGAGGCGTTCCTCGCGGATGCAGCGAACCTCCCCGGTGTGCAGGCGGTGACCGATCCGCTGGATGCGGCGCAGCCCTACATCTCCGAAGACCTGACCCTCGCGGTGTCGACGATCACGTACGGCGACCTCAGCGCCGACCAGCAGATCGAGTACTACGACGCTGCGCTCGCGCTGCAGGAGAACGCTCCGCCGGCCCTGGGTGTCGAACTCGGCGGCAACCTCGTTCCCCTCGGCGCACCCGAACCAGGAATCGGTGAAGGCGTCGGCGTGCTCGTCGCGTTCCTCGTCCTCGCGCTCACCTTCGGTTCCCTGCTCGCCGCCGGCGCCAATCTCCTGATCGCCGCATTCGGTGTCGGCGTCGGGCTCATGGGCATCCTCGCCTTCGGCTCCATCGTGCCGATCAGCGACAACAGCATCATCCTCGCCGCCATGCTCGGGCTCGCCGTCGGCATCGACTACAGCCTGTTCATCCTGTCGAGGTTCCGAAACGAACTCCGCGGTGGGCGGAGCGTGGATGACGCGATCGCCCGGGCAACGGGAACTGCCGGCACCGCTGTGGTCTTCGCGGGCCTCACCGTGATCGTCGCCCTCGTGGCGCTCCTCGTCGCAAACCTCAGCTTCATCACCGAGATGGGAATGGCCGCCGCCTTCGGCGTGCTCATTGCGGTGCTGCTCGCACTCACCCTGTTGCCGGCGCTCATGAGGTTCCTCGGCGTCCGCGCGCTGTCCCGGAAGCAGCGCAAGGCACTCGAACGGGGCGAACTCTGGAACGAGGGGCAGAAGCAGAAGCGCGGGATCATGCGCGGATGGGGCAGCGTCGTCGTCAACCGTCCATTCATCTCGCTGCTCACCGGCGTGCTGGTTCTCGTCGTGGTCGCGTTGCCACTGCTCAGTATGAAGACGGCCTTCAACGTCCCCGGCGGCGCTGACCCGGCGTCGACGGAACGTGCGGCATACAACCTGGTGCTCGACGAGTTCGGCGGCGTGCAGAGCCCGCTCATCGTGCTGGCCGAAGGCGACGATGTCGCGTCGTCGACGGCGACCATCGAGTCGGACCTCGCCGCGCTCGACGGTGTGCAGCGGGTCATCCCGGCGGAGCTCAGCGCTGACGGCACCTTCGCTCGGATCATCGTGATCCCCGAGGGCGGCCCGATCGACGACTCCACCAAAGACATCGTGCACAGCGTGCGCGACAACGCCGACGCCCAACCCGGCGTCCACCTGGAGGTCACCGGCGAGACGGCGATCGGCATCGATCAGGACGCGCAGTTGATGGAGGCGCTGATCAAATACATCATCGTGATCGTCGTCATCTCGATCATCCTGCTGATCGTGCTGTTCCGGTCGCTCCTCATCCCGGTGATCGCGACCCTCGGGTTCCTCCTCTCGGTCGGCGCGTCGTTCGGCGCTTCGGTGGCCGTGTTCCAGTGGGGATGGCTGGACCCGCTCATCGCCGCCCCGCAGGGCGATCCGATGCTGAGCCTGCTGCCGCTCCTGCTGGTGGGAGTGCTGTTCGGCCTCGCGATGGATTACCAGGTGTTCCTCGTCTCGAGGATCCAGGAGATGCACCGCAAGGGCATGGACCCGAAGGCCGCGATTCGCGAAGGATTCGCGCGCTCCGGGCCCGTCCTCGTGGCGGCCGCGACGATCATGATCGTGGTGTTCGCCGGGTTCGCCACCAGCACGTTCGCGATCGGCGCATCCATCGCCTTCGGGCTGATGGTCGGTGTCGCCGCCGATGCGTTCATCGTGCGACTCGTGCTGATGCCGGCGCTTCTCTCGCTGCTCGGCAAGGCCGCCTGGTACCTCCCGAAGTGGCTCGACCGGATCCTCCCGGACGTCGACGTCGAGGGGCATTCCCTCGACGCGAAGGAGAAGAACGAGGAGAAGGAGCCGATCCTCGTCGGCTGA